The following nucleotide sequence is from Paraburkholderia flava.
CGCTGCGCGACGGCGACCGTCTGCCGCTCGGTGCGATTTCGTCGCGTCATGGGCTCGGCCCGGACGCGCCCGAATTCGGCGTGAAGGCGCCGGAGTGGTGCAAGTTTTCGCTCGCGCCCGAGCCGCTGCGCAGAGGCCGGCATCCGGCCGGGCTCGCATGGGCCGAACCGATCCGCGTGTTGCCCGGCCCCGAGTACGACAGCTTCACCGAGGACGCGCAGCAGGCGTTCTGGTCCGACGAATGGGTCGTCACGCCGAACAGCAATCGCATGGGCTACCGGCTGTCCGGCACGGAACTCGCACGCACTCGCAAGACAGAACTGCTGTCGCACGGGGTGCTGCCCGGCACGATCCAGGTGCCGCCGAACGGCCAGCCGATCGTGCTGATGAGCGACGCGCACACCACCGGCGGCTATCCGAAGATCGGCGCGGTGATCCGCGCGGATTTGTGGAAGCTCGCACAGGTGCGGCTGAACGGCGGCCTGCGCTTCGTCGCGACGACGCCCGACGAAGCCCGCCGCGCGCTGCGCGACGAACGCACGTATCTGCAGCAGATCGACACGGCGATCGCGATGCATGAAGAAAAACGCGGCGCGCGCCAGCCGGCGCCCGCAGCACTGCAAGACTCGTAGAGGAACATCATGGAAATCGATCTCAACGCCGACCTCGGCGAAGGCTGCGGCTTCGACGAAGCGCTGCTCGACCTCGTCAGCTCGGCCAACATCGCGTGCGGCTGGCACGCGGGCGGCGCGAACGCGATGCGCGACTGCGTCAAATGGGCGGTCGAGAAAGGCGTGTCGATCGGCGCGCATCCGAGCTTCAACGATCCGGAGAATTTCGGCCGCAAGGAAATGGATCTGCCGGCCAGCGAGATCTACGCGGGCGTGCTGTATCAGCTGGGCGCGCTGTCCGCGATCGCGCAGGCCGAAGGCGGCCGCATTGCGCACGTGAAGCCGCACGGCGCGCTGTACAACCAGGCCGCACGCGATCCGAAGATCGCCGACGCGATCGTGTCGGCGGTACATGACTTCGATCCGTCGGTGGCGGTGTTTGCACTGGCGAACAGTGGGCTCGTTGCGGCTGCGCGCGGCGCCGGCCTGACGGCGATCGAAGAAGTGTTCGCCGACCGCGGTTATCGCGCGGACGGGTCGCTCGTGCCGCGCAAGGAGCGCGGCGCACTGCTCGACGACGAAGATGCCGTGCTCGTACGCACGCTCGCGATGATTCGTGAGCATCGCGTGCAGGCTGTCGACGGTCACTGGGTCGAGTTAAACGCGCAGACCATCTGCCTGCACGGCGACGGGCCGCATGCGCTCGCGTTCGCGCGGCGCATCCGTGCGGCGCTCGACGAAGCGGGTATCGATGTGCATCCGGCGTCGGCGCCGCAGTGAGCTCACAGAAGTAAAACAGCACCACCCCAAACCCGGCTCACGCCGGGCAAGCAGTCCGCACCACCGCAGTCCCGAGAGAAAGCAGTCGATACACGGCCACCAAGAGCCGAGCAATGCACGAACCGGCCGTCCCGTGAGGCAGCCGGTCAAAACCCTGTTTGGAGATCAACAGAATGCAGACAACAGTCAATTTATGGCCGCTCATCGGCGTGGCCGTCATCATCGTCGGGTTTTTACTGCGCTTCAATCCGATGCTGATCGTCGCAGCCGCGTCGATCATCACCGCGCTTGCCGCGCACTTCCCGCCGGACAAGATCCTCGCCGCGATCGGTAGCGGCTTCATCAAGACGCGCAACATCCCGCTGATCATCCTGCTGCCGCTCGCGGTCATCGGGCTGCTCGAGCGGCACGGGCTGCGCGAGCGCGCACAGATATGGATCGCGGGCATCAAGGCGGCCACGGCCGGCCGTCTGCTGATCGTTTATCTGCTCGTGCGCGAGCTGACGGCAGCAGTTGGCCTGACGGGTCTCGGCGGTCACCCGCAGATGGTGCGTCCGCTGATCGCGCCGATGGCCGAGGGTGCCGCCGAAACGCGCTTCGGCAAACTGAGCGACGCGGTGCGCTACAAGCTGCGCGCATTCGCTGCCGCGACCGACAACGTCGGGCTGTTCTTCGGCGAGGACATCTTCGTCGCGTTCGGCGCGATCGTGCTGATGGTCACGTTCCTGAAAGAACTCGGCATCGTCGTCGAACCGATGCACGTTGCGGTGTGGGGCATCCCGACCGCGATCTGCGCGTTCCTGATCCACGGCTTCCGTCTGATGC
It contains:
- the pxpA gene encoding 5-oxoprolinase subunit PxpA; translated protein: MEIDLNADLGEGCGFDEALLDLVSSANIACGWHAGGANAMRDCVKWAVEKGVSIGAHPSFNDPENFGRKEMDLPASEIYAGVLYQLGALSAIAQAEGGRIAHVKPHGALYNQAARDPKIADAIVSAVHDFDPSVAVFALANSGLVAAARGAGLTAIEEVFADRGYRADGSLVPRKERGALLDDEDAVLVRTLAMIREHRVQAVDGHWVELNAQTICLHGDGPHALAFARRIRAALDEAGIDVHPASAPQ
- a CDS encoding DUF969 domain-containing protein, producing the protein MQTTVNLWPLIGVAVIIVGFLLRFNPMLIVAAASIITALAAHFPPDKILAAIGSGFIKTRNIPLIILLPLAVIGLLERHGLRERAQIWIAGIKAATAGRLLIVYLLVRELTAAVGLTGLGGHPQMVRPLIAPMAEGAAETRFGKLSDAVRYKLRAFAAATDNVGLFFGEDIFVAFGAIVLMVTFLKELGIVVEPMHVAVWGIPTAICAFLIHGFRLMLLDRRLERELRGSAAASNASTAQTTQPAAGDEA
- a CDS encoding biotin-dependent carboxyltransferase family protein — protein: MIDVIRAGVLTTVQDLGREGYRHLGIAMGGALDRLALEVGNRLVGNRPDAAGLEITFGPVVLRFARATRVAITGTEFGATLDGQPVHSWWSLPVRAGQELTLHAAKRGMRGYVCIAGGIDVLPMLGSRSTDLAAAFGGLGGRALRDGDRLPLGAISSRHGLGPDAPEFGVKAPEWCKFSLAPEPLRRGRHPAGLAWAEPIRVLPGPEYDSFTEDAQQAFWSDEWVVTPNSNRMGYRLSGTELARTRKTELLSHGVLPGTIQVPPNGQPIVLMSDAHTTGGYPKIGAVIRADLWKLAQVRLNGGLRFVATTPDEARRALRDERTYLQQIDTAIAMHEEKRGARQPAPAALQDS